ATGTAATCTTTAATCTAACTAAGCAATTATGTGAAGGCATGACTTTGGGTGAGGCGTGTGAACAAATTGGTATTCTTCAACCAGATGAGCAGTTTAAACAGTTCCGTTTAGCAATATCAGTACAGAAAATTTCTCAATCTTTTACAATTCGTCCAGTAATTTTTTTGGAAACATCATTCAGTTCTTTGCCTATCATTTATCAACTCAAACCTCCAACCAGTTCAATTGATGGTGTTTCTGCCTTTGTTGGTTCTTTATTCCGACTTGATAAACTAGACCTATTTTGCCAATCTAACGGCGATAAATTGCCCAAGGTAGACGAACTAGCTACGAAGTGCCTAAGTCATCTTCAAGTGGAAACTGGACTAGACTTTTGTAATGCAGACAGTCAACGATTAGGCAACTTGGAATGGCTATGCTTTCCGGCTGCCAATCAAGAAGAACAATCACAAGTTAACATCAAAACTAATTCTACACATAATCAGGTAGAAGTGGAAATTTTGCCAAATATTCTGCCAACTGGGATGGATGTTTTGATTCGATGTCGTGCCAAAAATGGTGGAGTGATTGTTTTAGATGAATGTCAAGTAAATCAAATTTATGACCAAGCTATTACTTCAGTTTCATTTCAGGCACAAGAACAAATTAACTCAGTTATCGTCACGATATGGATTCAAAAACTCGACTCTACCACCTGGGAAATATGGTATGAACACTCAACACTAACGCAGTGTCAGTTAAATCTGAATTTAGGTGTATCAAGTCCTCAAATTAACTTACCATCCAACTGGCTTAAAGAATTTGCAAAATCGAGAATCAAAGAGCGAGTTGACAAAGCTCAAAAATTTAATCAAGTGAATTATGAAGGGTTACAAATTGGTGGAGAAAATGTTGACCCCTGGATATTAGCTTCTCAAAAAATTCGCTACTTTTCCCGCTTATTATTTCCATCACAGTCTGATGGATATTTCTTCAAAAAAGGATGGGTTGAAAATGAGCCTGAACCTGGTCGTTTGAGTTTCTTTGAATGGTTGCAGAAACTCAGTAATGATCCTACTGCCAGTAAAGTTTTAATCATTGATCCTTTTTTCGACACCCCCGGTATTGAGGAACTAATTGCACGGGTGAGCGCAGTACAAGCAGAATATGTTGTACTAACAAATACACAGGTTAAGTCACATGATGATTCATCACCTACTGGAAATAACCAACCTCAAATAACAGGTAAAAATCAAGAACCCCAACGAGCAACTAGATTGAAGAATGCTTGTTATCAATTCCAAGTCTTGTTGAAAAACATAAAATTTAAATTGTTAGATGTACGAAGTAAAAAAGGGGGAGACAACCAGATATTCCATGATCGTTATATACTAATTTTTAATCAAAATTGTGATGTAAAAGTTGGCTATCATCTCTCCAATTCAATTCAAGGTGCAACGAAGTCTTATCCTCTTCTAATTACACCAATTCCAGAAGATGTAATACCATTGGTTAATGACTATATAGCAGACTTGCTAGAACCTGCGAATGACAAGCCAACAGAAGTCATTGAAATTTTCTCGTCTGTCCATCAAAGAACTATCTCTAGAGATAGCAACCGTCCTACTGGACTTGATAGTATTTCAAATGCTAACTTGTTTTTTGCAGCCCTTCTACAAGATGTTAACTTAGCCTTCCTTAATCAAACTGACTTAGGCAATCATCTCCAAAATCATGGCTTATATGATATATCAACCTATGACTTCGACATCAGTGAAACTAACCTCAATCAAATTAAGACTTCCTTAACAAAATTCACCCAGACTCTTTTAACTGCTGACACTGATTTTTTTGCCAAATTGTGGGTAG
This sequence is a window from Anabaena cylindrica PCC 7122. Protein-coding genes within it:
- a CDS encoding VPA1262 family protein; translation: MSQLPPNNVTLSQSLEKLSQDSRLKRLFSPNDVDTCALYLWLLEIKTGKKSREYRLLYGWVIPRSSGRASQWSSFNSLPKWPVPPYQFRIHTLNFYHNGNVIFNLTKQLCEGMTLGEACEQIGILQPDEQFKQFRLAISVQKISQSFTIRPVIFLETSFSSLPIIYQLKPPTSSIDGVSAFVGSLFRLDKLDLFCQSNGDKLPKVDELATKCLSHLQVETGLDFCNADSQRLGNLEWLCFPAANQEEQSQVNIKTNSTHNQVEVEILPNILPTGMDVLIRCRAKNGGVIVLDECQVNQIYDQAITSVSFQAQEQINSVIVTIWIQKLDSTTWEIWYEHSTLTQCQLNLNLGVSSPQINLPSNWLKEFAKSRIKERVDKAQKFNQVNYEGLQIGGENVDPWILASQKIRYFSRLLFPSQSDGYFFKKGWVENEPEPGRLSFFEWLQKLSNDPTASKVLIIDPFFDTPGIEELIARVSAVQAEYVVLTNTQVKSHDDSSPTGNNQPQITGKNQEPQRATRLKNACYQFQVLLKNIKFKLLDVRSKKGGDNQIFHDRYILIFNQNCDVKVGYHLSNSIQGATKSYPLLITPIPEDVIPLVNDYIADLLEPANDKPTEVIEIFSSVHQRTISRDSNRPTGLDSISNANLFFAALLQDVNLAFLNQTDLGNHLQNHGLYDISTYDFDISETNLNQIKTSLTKFTQTLLTADTDFFAKLWVGLGAWLDHSSKAEEYLAIINNIGGAALAAKLETFLSQVSNHLNLLTTSYEASIQEDAIQLSQFIQQDFVNAIQDADRLLKFTDCRGWQTCLQDFGIRYATQALIALEPAQLVRVITGFWQLLTDTSSLDNSQFWSVIYSLSFTFQEMLLQLIIIRFFHKEDNVLVEQLLKSDVPSLQAIAAYSLSPLWNTDDNEKDSDLNNSFKLLINLTEIERIYTLTEWIYNLRIRANVIQGETELLRELRLAIFEKIRQFFPNNLSLDELKIIHRRLSGPCQENWVKSTNEDLLQSLVDDDKLNIDEVTELWLSILESILHNWLDTYLPNSIKNSIKQNEEQYPIPTPNFYENSELIEVCAWAIAHASSDCREKWLRKIETLNSIAQRVIYRPYLRSQNYEAWNKANICLSCLQKLTQVLYQFHKIE